The sequence below is a genomic window from Uranotaenia lowii strain MFRU-FL chromosome 2, ASM2978415v1, whole genome shotgun sequence.
TCTTCGAACGCGAAGCCACCGGATTGGTTTACACGCAGGCGTCGATACACATCTTCTCGGCCATATTAGATGGCGACCGTGTTAAGCAAATAGGTACCACCGAAACAAAGtgtcaaaaaagtcagaaaCATGAACTCGAAAAATCCTACGATTGGCGACGCGTTAAACAGTGACCGATTAttaccaaaaatttattttgtgcaTGTGAAATGTTTCTTTTGAGCGTGGAAATTAGACACAATAAATCATCGCGGGCGAACATCGGACTATAAAATAGTGGAAATAAGAAGAAAGAATTTATCGACATTAAGTTTAAGGGAAAGGACTGTTTGATCATCGCCGACTCAGTTCCTAATGGATATCTTTTGGTGggcaaatcgacaaaattgatgCAAGATGACAGGTTGTTCAATAGTACAAAGGATCTCGAGCCCTTGGAGATGTATATTCCTAGCATAACATTACGTTCAGGAGTTCCTGGTTGTGGAAAAACTAAGCGAATAATCGATAGTGTCACTCAGAATGACTTTATAATAACTTCTACTAGAGAGAACAAGGAGGATATTGTTTCACGCTGCGACAAGATGAGAAACCGAACGAAAACTATCCATTCTTTGATAATAAATAAAGATAATATTGATGTCGTAGTGGATAAGTTGTATATAGATGAAGTTTTGATGTCGCACGCTGGTGAAATAATGATTGTCATTAATTTGCTCAGACCGACAGAAGTGATTATGAGTGGGGATGAACAACAGATCCCTTATATAAATTGGTTGTCGTTTGTTGAAATGAGGTGCTCTGATGCTGCCCGGATATGTAACAACTTATGTTATGATAATCAGTCATACCGTGTTCCGAGAGACGTGGCGCTTTTGTTTAATGATTCGTATAAAAACGGATTCGTAACAACGAAGGAAACCACTAGATCCCTGGATTACGTGATTGTTACTTCGGCTAAATGTATACCACCAGGTGCTCAGGTGTTGGTCTTCAAGCAAACAGAGAAAACTCCATTGAGATTACTGGGTCATACCGTATCTACAGTGCATGAATATCAAGGGAAACAAGctgatgttatttatctttataGAGATTCGATCTTCCCATTAGAACCGATATATAAATCAGATCCACATATATTGGTGGCTCTTACTAGGCACTCCAAGAAGTTTGTATATTATacgaaaattcatgataatatTACATTGCTTATAGATCGTGCTAAAGAATTTACGGAACAAGACTTGCGTGATAAATTAATCGGTGGAGGTAGTTCTGGTAtgatggttcaaaattttcgttacgcggaaacagatttttcaaatttactgagTTATGGGCTGAGTTACGATGTACCGAGGTATCAACTTGTGAAGGACTTGTATGAGATTCGCCGAGTTCGATTCTCCAAAAACGCCTTTAAAAGAGCACCTGCGTCAGTGCCAGCACTACAAGCCTGGTTTGACAATGTTTTACCGGGTGTATCTTTAGTTGATAAAACACATGATAACTACCTTATCCATAATGATCCGCTGAGTGTTAACGTAGCTGGAAGATTAACCATCGACATGAGCAAGTCTAttctaaaaattagaaattttgacatgatGAGGCCTAATTTGAGAACTAGTATGGGGTTGGAACGCATCAGATCGATGAGAGAATCCTTGCTGGCTTATGTTAAGAGAAATGACGCCGTTCCCCCGGCTCAAGCTCCAGTGGATCCGATCATTATGGTCGAGATGATGACTGAgctttttaaaggattttttgatCAAGAAAAGTTAAATAACATTGCTTCTTTTCCCATCAATCTTACTTCCGAATCCATTTATAAGTGGAGTAAATCTCAAGATAGAACCGTAGATATGAGTATGGAGGAATATCTTACTGAGGCTATAATGACTGTTTATGATTTCATGATCAAAACACGCGCCAAACCTGATCTAACACCTGatagttcaaaaaattatccagCACTTCAAACTATTGCCAGTCAACCATTAAAATATATCCAACTACTCTGCCCATTAATTAAAGacttgaaagaaaaacttttaacatATTTGTTGCCCAAGTTTAAAATCTTTTCTGACGTGACGATTGATGAATTTGCAGGGGTCATGAATACTTTGTATCCTGAGGGTTTTGAACTTGGTTCGAGAATCTATGAGTTTGACGTATCTAAGTACGATAAATCTCAGGATGAATTAGCTCTCCTTTTTGATGCTGCAGTCATGCGCATGTTTGGTATATCCGAGGAAGTGATAGCGTTGTGGATTTCCATGCATACTGTCACTGAACTGGTGGACCATAGAAATGGGGTGAGGGCCAAAGTAGTGTACCAGCGAAAGTCGGGGGACCCTTTCACTTTCTTGGGTAACACCGTCTTCTTGATGGGCTGTGTTTCTCTGGTTGTACCGTTGCAATATATTGAATTTGCCGCTTTTGGTGGTGATGATCAGATTATAGTAACTAAGTTTGACATCGACCTCAATAGCGTAATGATATTTGAAAATACGTTTAATCTTGAAGTCGAACTATTTGAGCGAAAATATGGTTACTTCTGTTCAAAGTTTCTGATTTTCTCTAACGGTAGATGGTATTTTCTGCCTGATCTGTTGAAGACGATCACTAAATTTGGTAGACATGACTTACGTAACCCTGAACACGTTGAGGAATACAGAATCTCAATGTGTGACTTATTATCAGTGTATGATGATACGAGTCTAGTACCGGTATTCAATGAAGCGTTTAACGAAAGGTATCCTAGTCCCATTGCTGATCATTCGCATATAATTGGTGTTGTTTTAGAACTTGTTAGGACTAAAGAAAACTTCTCGAAATTATATTATACTCGTGCTGGTGACAGACTTTGCATGGATCCATCACGTTCAGATATCATTAAATGAGTTGAGGTTTTTGTATGCTTTATTCTACTAAAGCCTTATATTTTaggttaaatttttgtttgttgaaaCTTTATATAAACACACTCCCACACGTTAAATAATGGTTTCTAACGCCACTCGTAGATCTAGAAGTAGGGCTAACGGAGCGCAGCGTTCTTTCCTGGACACTCTGTGGTTGAGTGTCTTAAAGTGTGCGGCCCACCCTTTAactttttgtgttgttttgtttttgatctTATTCGTGGCTTCTGAAGTAGTTATTTCAGAGGGCCCTTTTGAGTATATTGATAAGTTATTAAAAGCCGAATTGAAAACAGATTTGTCTAAGACGGAAAAATTTTTACTTACACTGATCGAGAAATTGTTAAACTTAATAACGGTTCAGAAGAAGAAGGTTGCCGCCTTATTAGGCTATATAGTTCCGGTAGTTATTAATCCCTCGAGAACTAAACTTCTTATTTTTGTTACCACCGCTATAGTTGTTGTTGCATTTCCGTCTATCAGTGTATATTCACACCTAATTACTGCCCTTGCTCTGTTTTTCTATCTTAACATAGCAAAAATCGAACATAGGGCTATAATTGCCTTTTTGTATGTTGTCAGCATTACAATATACCTCCATGTTGTGGTTAATCCTGCTGTTTCCAAGGATTATACCATCCGTGGAACCAGCACCACTAGTAAACCATGAGTACCTCGGGTCATGTTACTCGGATATTGATTTTAGATCCGCTTTACCCGCTTATAAAATGTTAGTACAATTTGGTCGATTGGAGTTTTCTACTGATTGCTTCAAGGCGACGATTGGTAAATCTTGTAATTTACCATCTCATTGTAACTCTGTCACTACTCATCATTTGAATATTGAcagtaaaattattttgatatgtgTAGGGTATTTGGGCGACCCGACCACACTCAGAACCATCCGGTTTTATCACTTGGCACCCAGCGTTAAAGTCGTTCGGTAATCGGAGGATCGATTAGAGAACATACCGCACGAACTAGCGAGTAAGAAGCATGGTGAagtaaaacacatttttttatagaccaaaacattataaaattcTGCATGAAAAATTACACGCCTTATTTTaagaatgaaattaaattaaacatttaaattgaataaatgttttaatacTAAAATATATCACAAAAAGATATAAGATGAATAATTGTTGAGTAATACCAGAAACTGGTATGGAAAATGAATCGAAGAAGTAGAACTGGAATTTGAGAAACtttacatcaaaatttaaaaaaaaaaacgattaataataaattcaaacatGAAACATTGAGATCGAAGCTCAAATTTGCAAATGAGCTATATGAAGGGATTTTAATTTATCTTTGTGAAAATACAGATCCAATTAGTGAGGATCAATTTAATGAAATAACAACTAATACTAATACGTGGTATGATGAAGTAACCCgtattttaaaagttgaatTAGCTTCTAGTACAAATAAATCGTATGGTAAAACTGCTTCAGCTTTACACTATTCATTTAAATCTGGAGAAGTGAAAAACAGTATAATGGCTCTTCCACCACCTTTAGACATCAAGCGAACGACAGCATCGTGCAACCGTACGACGGCAGCGCTTATAACCTCGGTGCATTTGTCGATGCAGCCACGCAACTTAGTGATTATGTGCAACCAACACATGTAGCAACTGctatcaaatttctaaaaacaagGCTGTCCGGAGTCCATGATATAGCGTCAATTGCTAACCTACTCAAGGGTTCAAGGGATGCGCACGCTCCATTAGTAACGGCAGTTTTGGACATAGCTGTATTTGGAGTAGCAAGACAGGCACACAAGGCGTCATTTCCATGGGCGATGTTGAGAGCCCTTCACAAGAGAAATGGTCTTTTTGTAGAATCACCAGAACTGCTGAAGGTATTTCACTGAATGCAGTAGACAAAGAGTTATTGGCAACCTCGCTACACGCAGACACTTTGGCAATGGATTGATCAGGCAAAGGCATGTGGGCTGCATACCATGGTCTTACTAGGAATCCGTTTCAACTTAAGATGATTCCCGGAGCGAATGAGCAAGTGTACAGGCAGTGGTTGTCGTACTCTGTGACAGGGCTCTGGGGCGAAGATGTTGCCATACTCAAGCATATTTTTGGAGCCGACACTATCAGGCGAAAACAGTACGGCAATGCATTTAATAAGAGACGGAATCGGGGAGAGCTGAAGAAAGTCTACCTTTATCCGGCATAAACATAGTGAAAGACACTACTTAAATTAGGCAATGCAAAGAGAACAAACAGTGAAATAAAAACTGCCTATAGTAAAACTAGGTGTAAATTAATTCAGTTGTTAGAAAAGGAAGACCTGGTGATAGTGTTAAAAAACGATGCTAACGAGATTACAGTGGAAGCAGCAATAGAAGCAGTAGGATTTAGCACATTAGATGTCAAGTTTTCATCAAATcccatttgatgaaaattctagaaaatacACAGCTTTTTCAACCAACACGGGTCACTATCAATTCAAAAGATTACCGTTTGGATTAAATATCAGTCCAAATAGTTTGCAGAGAATGATGGCGATTTCGATGGCTGGTTTAACACCAGAACGTGAATTTATTTATATAGATGATATTGTAGTTATCGTATGTTCTTTGAGGCATCacttggaaaatttggaaactgTTTTCGAACGTTAAAGACATtgttaatgaaaattgttaaaagcaAGCGAAAAGAATTAATTTGTAATAAGAAATTCAgttaaaggaaaattaaaaaataataatttgtttcTGTTACGGCACAAAGTGGTGCGATTGCGATTGGACTTTGATCCCATACCAGGTTCATCGCATCGTCATCAGTTATATCGAACTCAATTATATTGACCCTTCCCGAGCGAGCGCCCCAGCCTTTAAAACCCGGCCACAACAAAGTTGCAATCATCAATCAAAGTGCAACCAAACACCAGAATGTGGCCATTCTCATCGGAACCAGAAGTAAACGTGGAGAACAACATCTCCACACACAACGCGATCGGGTACTCGATCGACGCGTTGTTCgtggtcatcatcatcatcataatcatcgtTTGGCGATGGCGACGAAATGTGCGCCGTCTGCAGAAAATGGAGGAATTGGCGGCACGGCTCGCTCGGGAACGAGCCTCGAGTGATGTTTGAAACAACCGAATAAAATCAGTTCAAAGTTGGAACTCGTGTCATTCACTTGGATGACAACCCTTTGTGTGAAAATTCTCGTGTTATGTTTAGACTTAACAGTTTACTTAACAGACATTATAACCTTAaactaaatttatcaaaatgtaaatttctTAGGACTGAGGTAACTAAGTCATAAGATAACTGACAAAGGGATACTACCAGATGAGTCTAAATTTGAAGCTATCAAAAACCATCCTATACCGAAAAACTCAGACGACGTACGAAGATTTGTAGCTTTCTGCAATTATTATCGTaggtttgttgaaaattttgctaagatAGCATATCCATTAAACCAATTCATGAAACAACCACCCGGCAACTCTGATGCTTGGTCAGCAAAGATGACCACCATGTCGTTCTCTATGGGTTTCGCCAAGACTAAAAGTTCGGAATAAAGCGACTCAACCTACAACCGTCCGAGTGTTAAGTCATATGTGAAATATCACGGCCAGCGTCCATAAGAACAAATAACTCAgtacatggcgaccgtgacaggactCGAACCTGCAATCTTCGTATTCGAAGTTGAAGTGACTGACAATAATGGGTTGGTTTTAGGCAGACGAAATCGTCGCCCCAACCATAAGTAATCAGTGTGAAATACCCGTTATGAAGTGTttaggaaaattaaaatataaataatcgaAGCTGAGCAAGGATATTTGAATTGATGTGCAAAAATGCCAAACTGCAAAAACTTTATCAGTTGCCTTCCTCTGCTGAATACATTGACATACATGATTACTTTCTAAGGCTCTCTTGGAGAGCAAACGCCACTATCGTCGATTGTTTAAAACCGCGATTTCAAAGTGATATGCAAATCCTCAGAAGTGGTTTAGGTTACATAGCCTTAAATAAGCTTAGTCTTAGCTTTCGGCTCAACTGGTGTGATGTGAGGGGAATATCAATCAAGTAATTTCTTTGGAAACCAGTGCTTCTTGTCGAGGAACGTGAATTGAACCTACatatttttcaagcaaacaTTTCCAAAAGTAGCTGTATACTGTTTATCGCTCTCTTTCCTTAGGCAACTTAAACTAAAACTTTATCTATACACTTCCttctaatggtttttgtttttgtcctaGTGCGGCATTGTGCCGAATACATTGGCAATTATACTACAAGAAAAATATCACTGTTGCCTCAGCGTGTTGTCGTCACGCCAAAGGAACGCGGCAGTTTATCCTAGACcggaaaataaaactttctgTGTTTCGGTCCCTAGCTAAACTAATCGATCCTGAATTTTACGGTTCCGCTTCTTACCTGCCAGCATGAGATTCAGCTGTTTGAGAATTTCGTTGCGTTCGGTGAGTTCGCCGTGAGGTATCGCCTTGATCGCCGCACCAGAAGGTCACACGCTGGTTTCGGAGTTCAACTTCAGGACGAATTTATTCGACTTCGGATCCACCACTTCTTCGCTGACGGTAAAATGAGGAATCTTGTTGATGGAAACCGTAAGCGAGACATCGTTCTGGATCAGCTGGAACGTGCATCCGTCCGAAATCGGTCGCGATAAAAGTTCATCACAGATCAAGGCCCAATTGTGATTAGTTCGACGCTCCTTCTCGTTCTGCAGTACAGGAGCTTCAACGAGATATGGCTCTAGGAAAGATCTGGGCGACATGTCATTCTTAAGGCAATGTGCaagatgttttaaaatagaTTCGATCGTGTGCCGCGGTTGCTGTCGAGTTATTCGTAAATATTTCTGCAGAGCTCTCGCCATCGATGGGAAAATAGCTTGAGCCGCTTCGTGTGGATCAAGTGGTATAACCGGTGCTTGTGTTTGAGCTTGATCATTCTGCATCCGCTTGATATGTGTGAATGCTTCTTCGGCCGCCGTAACAAGTCTGGCGCGACGTTTCTTCACGCGTCTTTCATATTCATGTTCTTCATAAAATCGTTCGTTGTGAGAGGAATCACGGCGACGGGCATGCGCAGCCAACACGGCTCTGGATTGGTTCTGTTGCTGAGCTGGCGTGGAACCATCCACCTCATAATACTTGAATGACGAAGATGCTTTACGTTGTGCTTTCGAGACTGGTAGGCGCTCCAGATACGGATTATATATTGTAAATTCCGTATAATAGCGCTGAAGTACCCAAACTGCTGCTCGTTGAATGCTCAGCTGTCCTATACTATAGTTGTGCGACTCGCCATCGGGACTTCTTATAACCTTTATGTGATAGATGGGTTGTAGATGTCGAATTTCAAGAAGTATGACCGCAACATAGTGTACGAAAAGGAGTGTATCCGTAAAGTTGGTAGCGTATGATACCAGAGTTTTGTAGTTCACCGCCTCCGAACCGGAAACCAGCGCCTTGATTCCTTCCGTTACTTGGACAATATAGAACAGCCAATAGGCAAAAGTAGATATGAGCACCAGCAAAAGAACGGAAGCGCGAAAGAAAAATATTCTTGGCATAATGGCCACAGGTTTTCGGAAGAAAACTGCCCATAGACCTATTGCTAGCAGTAACATTCTTGCTGCCAGAGATACCAGCATTCCTTTGCATTCGGCATTGCACACTAGCAGTTGTAATCGATCGTTTGGTGTCAAATCCATATTGTCGAATGCGGATGGGAAAAATCCTACCTTTGGTAAAACTGCCATAATGAGCGGACTCAGAAACGCTGCTGTACAAAGTATCACTGACAACGATCGTTCCAGATACCGCTGACAGGCGAATCCTATGCCAGTATCATCCGTCATCTGCCAGTAGCTGACATCTTCCATCGATATGCTCTGTTCCGATGTATTTCCCGTAATAGCCGTTGTGTTTTCACCCCACGTTTCATCCTGTGGTAGAATTTGAACTTCGATAACCTCCTGCCCATCTCGACCGTCATCGCCGAGATTGACGCTTGTCTGGAACGGAGCCATATCTGGGCGTTTGTTTCGCGAATGGTTGTTCCTATGTGAGTGTCTCGTTCGGTCCCGATGAGATCCCAATGTGCTGCTACTATTATGTCCTCGTGCGCGCCTGGTTGATTTGCTGCTAGGTTCCGATTTTACTGATTCGTTTTCCATTCTTCAAACTACTTTCAATAATTGCATTGAAAGTTATCATCGATTGCCAACTTTCCACTTATTGTAAATGATCGATATGATACATCCCGCAAGGTGACTAATTGGATGAtagtttgaaacaaaaatggctGCCTTTTCTCACGATGTGTGGCACAAATTGAGCCGTTTCACAGCTCCTACTGTAAGCTGGAATGTGTCTACTTCTTCTTCGTGTTTTTTTGCACTGCATGGAAGAACGAAAGAAACCTGCCTTTACAGTTATTTTCTTAGGCAGCAGAttaatttgttcacttttttttgctgatgataAAGCTAATTTTACAACTTTATTCTTTAAACaccaaaaatccaattttcagtAATTGATGCTGCTATTTTTATAACCGGAATGTgcgaatgtgaaattaaattaCGTCATTTGAGCTGCTACGCCACATCATCCTTTCCGTCAGTTTTACACTTTACACAATTTGCGAAGCGGCCAGGCACTTTGAAATTGCATTAAATATCACGCTTTATTAGTAGCCGTTTCACGTGGTTGCCTCTCGAAAATGTTCACCAAAATTTGAGGTCGGAATCAAACAAACTGTTCCACGATTACGATGAGAAAATTTTTCGGCCACCATTTTGTTTCACTGCATTTTCCTGCAGTTGCAAATAACCAAGCCGAGAAGCGAATGTACGACCGGCAGCGACCGACTGATGAACACGAAtgagattgaaaaataaaagcacACTGGCAGGGCAGGCAGGTTCGTCAAGCCGCTAGAGTGACAGTTACAAACCGGCAATCGTGTAGATGTAACGACCAGTAACGGTTCACATCCGCGCCGGTAACGACTACCTAACACTGTCAGCCAGTTTGACACAATTGAATCAAaggttgaagtttttatttaaaggaaacatttttttaagttatttaaaaacatttttctttgattaaaaaaagtttactttgtttaaaaagaaataagCGCAATTGAATCATTTATTCAGGATCAAAgtgtttgttttaaatcaaagtccaaaagtatttagttaaaaaaattaattcttttttttcacaattttttttgaataaaaaacaaaagttttttttatcaaaaaaaaaaacaagtttgttttgaatcaaaatcagttttgttttgtttcaaaagccTAGTTTTCGCTGCGTGTGTTAGTAGTAGTTGAGTGAGACAAACCAAAAACAGTTATAGAAAAGCAACAGAAATGtatgaagaattttaaaaatattatttttctagaaaaaatacttatttccaaattcagcaaaaaatatacatttgTTCACCAAAGTATTTCCAATGTATAAGGCGCTTATATGGATGGAACAAATATTTGTTACGTAGATTTTTTATCGAGTTAAAATAAATGCTTTTCGCTTAATTtctttaactgaaaatttttattttttgttggatCTTAAATAAAGTAGCACTCATTACAAGTTGTAAGTCGTAATCTAAGcatgttttttaaacttcatttgaaaaaacgtttttcgaaattcgaatatttttctgaaatactACTAAATTTCCAAGGAAAAACTGTCCCGTAGTCATTACATTGAAAGTTAcattaaagtaaaaattttatttactgaTTGTCACatgttatttcaaagaatgcgactAATTACTTATTTGAACAAGAAAACCCCTCTACTttccataaattgtaatttaGTTTATGTAAAATCCCATGCTTatcgttcgaaatttcataacttttttttggaccCTGCGTTTAGGCTCTGTCAATTTGTTCCACCTTTTCATCTTTCTATCTCGGAGCTAACCAGGTGTTTCTTAGCCTCGAGTCCAGTAATTGGTCAGCTTGAACACCACACCCATGGTGGGGTGCGGTTTTGCGGATGACTTCCGGTCGGaatgtttcattttgtttccttaACACATGGACACCCCGTACACCACCTGCATGCGGGTCACAgcagttttgttttaatttacatatataaatcaatattgaaacaaaattctaaACGAGCTAATAACAAAACGAGTCTCCACAGTTGTTCAATCAGAGAACTAAAGCAGATAAAACTGCCCTGTGGCACCGCTGTCTGAACAAAAATATATTGCATCTCTGTTCCACCCACTCGCCTATGTATTTGGGTCTTGATTTGTAGGGGTGCGAGCGAGAGGGTTCGATCGAATTCATGAATTCATGATCACTATTCATCGGCCTGAGCACGGAGTTGAAATCTTGAGATTCATCAGTGCATGTTTGCCCTTCTTGTGGAGTGTTTGTATTATTTGTTCGTGCCCGAAAATGTCTACAATTGCGGTAAGTAGCTTAGGAAGAAATATGCTGATGAAATCATAACATGCAACTTTGTTGCCATTCCAGCCGCCTGTAGATGATTTCACAccacgaaattttcaaaaggaaatgttgaaaatatgcctACAGAAAAACACGATCATCTATCTACCGACTGGTGCTGGGAAAACGCACATCGCCCTCA
It includes:
- the LOC129748821 gene encoding vang-like protein 1, which translates into the protein MENESVKSEPSSKSTRRARGHNSSSTLGSHRDRTRHSHRNNHSRNKRPDMAPFQTSVNLGDDGRDGQEVIEVQILPQDETWGENTTAITGNTSEQSISMEDVSYWQMTDDTGIGFACQRYLERSLSVILCTAAFLSPLIMAVLPKVGFFPSAFDNMDLTPNDRLQLLVCNAECKGMLVSLAARMLLLAIGLWAVFFRKPVAIMPRIFFFRASVLLLVLISTFAYWLFYIVQVTEGIKALVSGSEAVNYKTLVSYATNFTDTLLFVHYVAVILLEIRHLQPIYHIKVIRSPDGESHNYSIGQLSIQRAAVWVLQRYYTEFTIYNPYLERLPVSKAQRKASSSFKYYEVDGSTPAQQQNQSRAVLAAHARRRDSSHNERFYEEHEYERRVKKRRARLVTAAEEAFTHIKRMQNDQAQTQAPVIPLDPHEAAQAIFPSMARALQKYLRITRQQPRHTIESILKHLAHCLKNDMSPRSFLEPYLVEAPVLQNEKERRTNHNWALICDELLSRPISDGCTFQLIQNDVSLTVSINKIPHFTVSEEVVDPKSNKFVLKLNSETSV